A section of the Acomys russatus chromosome 10, mAcoRus1.1, whole genome shotgun sequence genome encodes:
- the Gpnmb gene encoding transmembrane glycoprotein NMB isoform X2, giving the protein MESLFGVLGLLLLTAGLPLQEAKRFRDVLGHEQYPGHLREHHQLRGWSSDENEWNENLYPVWKRGESRWRNSWEGGRVQAILTSDSPALVGSNITFVASLVFPRCRKEDANCNVIYERNCRDDVGLTSDPYLYNWTAGAEDGDWEGGTSQSQHLTFPDGKPFPRPHGWKKWNFVYIFHTHGQYFQRLGRCSARVSLNTVNLTVGPHVMEVTVFRRHGRAYTPISQVKDVYVITDQIPIFVTMSQKNDRNSSDKTFLRDLPIVFDVLIHDPSHFLNDSAISYKWNFGDNTGLFVSNNNTLNHTYVLNGTFNLNLTVQAAVPWPCPSPSPAPTPSPEPSPTPSPSLFVLNCYYSNFLVPTGYNSMKLSGISNENCWINRYGYFRATITIVEGILEVIVIQVAEVPMPMPQPDNSLLDFTVTCKGATPMEVCTIISDPTCQTSQNRVCSPVAVDELCLLSVRRAFNGSGTYCVNFTLGDDTSLALASTLISIPSKGPAFSLRSVNGALIAVGCLAVLVTMVTILLLHKKHKEYQPIGNCPRNMAKGKGLGVFLSHAKAPFFRGNQEKDPLLRDKVGTL; this is encoded by the exons ATGGAAAGTCTCTTCGGGGTCCTGGGATTACTGTTGCTGACTGCAGGACTGCCGCTCCAAGAGGCCAAAC GTTTCCGTGACGTGCTGGGCCATGAGCAGTACCCAGGTCACCTGAGGGAGCACCACCAACTGCGAGGCTGGTCTTCCGATGAAAACGAATGGAACGAAAACCTGTACCCAGtgtggaagaggggagagagcagGTGGAGGAACTCCTGGGAAG GAGGCCGTGTGCAAGCAATCCTGACCAGCGACTCCCCAGCTCTGGTGGGCTCCAATATCACATTTGTGGCAAGCCTGGTGTTCCCCAGATGCCGGAAGGAAGACGCCAACTGCAATGTCATCTATGAGAGGAACTGCAGAGATG ATGTGGGGTTGACTTCTGACCCGTATCTCTACAACTGGACAGCAGGGGCAGAGGACGGCGACTGGGAAGGTGGCACTAGCCAAAGCCAACACCTCACATTCCCCGACGGGAAGCCCTTCCCTCGCCCTCATGGATGGAAGAAATGGAACTTTGTCTACATCTTTCACACACATG GTCAGTATTTCCAAAGACTGGGTCGGTGTTCCGCACGGGTCTCCTTAAACACAGTCAACTTGACAGTCGGCCCTCATGTCATGGAAGTAACTGTGTTTCGAAGACACGGCCGGGCGTACACTCCCATCTCACAGGTGAAAGACGTGTACGTGATAACAG ATCAGATCCCTATATTTGTGACCATGTCCCAGAAGAATGACCGGAACTCATCTGACAAAACCTTCCTCAGAGACCTGCCCATTGTCTTCGATGTCCTCATTCATGATCCCAGCCACTTCCTCAATGACTCTGCCATTTCCTACAAGTGGAACTTTGGGGACAACACTGGCCTCTTTGTCTCCAACAATAACACTTTGAATCACACGTATGTGCTCAATGGAACCTTCAACTTGAACCTCACCGTGCAAGCTGCAGTGCCCTGGCCATGCCCCTCACCTTCACCTGCACCTACGCCTTCACCTGAGCCTTCACCTACGCCTTCACCT TCCCTATTTGTTTTAAACTGTTATTACTCAAACTTTCTAGTGCCTACTGGTTACAACTCCATGAAGCTGAGTGGCATTTCCAATGAAAACTGCTGGATAAACAGATATGGTTACTTCAGAGCCACCATCACAATTGTAG AGGGTATCCTAGAAGTCATCGTCATCCAGGTAGCAGAGGTCCCAATGCCTATGCCACAGCCTGACAACTCCCTGCTGGACTTCACTGTGACCTGCAAAGGGGC CACCCCCATGGAAGTCTGTACGATCATCTCCGACCCCACCTGCCAGACCTCCCAGAACAGGGTCTGCAGCCCGGTGGCTGTGGATGAGTTGTGCCTGCTGTCCGTCAGAAGAGCCTTCAATGGGTCCGGCACGTACTGTGTGAACTTCACTCTGGGAGATGACACAAGCCTGGCTCTCGCCAGCACCCTGATCTCTATCCCCAGCAAAG GCCCCGCCTTCTCTCTGAGATCTGTGAATGGTGCCCTGATCGCTGTAGGCTGCCTAGCCGTGCTTGTCACCATGGTCACCATCCTGCTGCTGCACAA
- the Gpnmb gene encoding transmembrane glycoprotein NMB isoform X1 gives MESLFGVLGLLLLTAGLPLQEAKRFRDVLGHEQYPGHLREHHQLRGWSSDENEWNENLYPVWKRGESRWRNSWEGGRVQAILTSDSPALVGSNITFVASLVFPRCRKEDANCNVIYERNCRDDVGLTSDPYLYNWTAGAEDGDWEGGTSQSQHLTFPDGKPFPRPHGWKKWNFVYIFHTHGQYFQRLGRCSARVSLNTVNLTVGPHVMEVTVFRRHGRAYTPISQVKDVYVITDQIPIFVTMSQKNDRNSSDKTFLRDLPIVFDVLIHDPSHFLNDSAISYKWNFGDNTGLFVSNNNTLNHTYVLNGTFNLNLTVQAAVPWPCPSPSPPSPKPSSKPSPTPSPEPSPAPSPTPSLPTPSPSLMPTGYNSMKLSGISNENCWINRYGYFRATITIVEGILEVIVIQVAEVPMPMPQPDNSLLDFTVTCKGATPMEVCTIISDPTCQTSQNRVCSPVAVDELCLLSVRRAFNGSGTYCVNFTLGDDTSLALASTLISIPSKGPAFSLRSVNGALIAVGCLAVLVTMVTILLLHKKHKEYQPIGNCPRNMAKGKGLGVFLSHAKAPFFRGNQEKDPLLRDKVGTL, from the exons ATGGAAAGTCTCTTCGGGGTCCTGGGATTACTGTTGCTGACTGCAGGACTGCCGCTCCAAGAGGCCAAAC GTTTCCGTGACGTGCTGGGCCATGAGCAGTACCCAGGTCACCTGAGGGAGCACCACCAACTGCGAGGCTGGTCTTCCGATGAAAACGAATGGAACGAAAACCTGTACCCAGtgtggaagaggggagagagcagGTGGAGGAACTCCTGGGAAG GAGGCCGTGTGCAAGCAATCCTGACCAGCGACTCCCCAGCTCTGGTGGGCTCCAATATCACATTTGTGGCAAGCCTGGTGTTCCCCAGATGCCGGAAGGAAGACGCCAACTGCAATGTCATCTATGAGAGGAACTGCAGAGATG ATGTGGGGTTGACTTCTGACCCGTATCTCTACAACTGGACAGCAGGGGCAGAGGACGGCGACTGGGAAGGTGGCACTAGCCAAAGCCAACACCTCACATTCCCCGACGGGAAGCCCTTCCCTCGCCCTCATGGATGGAAGAAATGGAACTTTGTCTACATCTTTCACACACATG GTCAGTATTTCCAAAGACTGGGTCGGTGTTCCGCACGGGTCTCCTTAAACACAGTCAACTTGACAGTCGGCCCTCATGTCATGGAAGTAACTGTGTTTCGAAGACACGGCCGGGCGTACACTCCCATCTCACAGGTGAAAGACGTGTACGTGATAACAG ATCAGATCCCTATATTTGTGACCATGTCCCAGAAGAATGACCGGAACTCATCTGACAAAACCTTCCTCAGAGACCTGCCCATTGTCTTCGATGTCCTCATTCATGATCCCAGCCACTTCCTCAATGACTCTGCCATTTCCTACAAGTGGAACTTTGGGGACAACACTGGCCTCTTTGTCTCCAACAATAACACTTTGAATCACACGTATGTGCTCAATGGAACCTTCAACTTGAACCTCACCGTGCAAGCTGCAGTGCCCTGGCCATGCCCCTCACCTTCACCT CCTTCACCTAAGCCTTCATCAAAGCCTTCACCCACGCCTTCACCTGAGCCTTCACCTGCGCCTTCACCTACACCCTCATTGCCAACACCCAGCCCCTCTTTAA TGCCTACTGGTTACAACTCCATGAAGCTGAGTGGCATTTCCAATGAAAACTGCTGGATAAACAGATATGGTTACTTCAGAGCCACCATCACAATTGTAG AGGGTATCCTAGAAGTCATCGTCATCCAGGTAGCAGAGGTCCCAATGCCTATGCCACAGCCTGACAACTCCCTGCTGGACTTCACTGTGACCTGCAAAGGGGC CACCCCCATGGAAGTCTGTACGATCATCTCCGACCCCACCTGCCAGACCTCCCAGAACAGGGTCTGCAGCCCGGTGGCTGTGGATGAGTTGTGCCTGCTGTCCGTCAGAAGAGCCTTCAATGGGTCCGGCACGTACTGTGTGAACTTCACTCTGGGAGATGACACAAGCCTGGCTCTCGCCAGCACCCTGATCTCTATCCCCAGCAAAG GCCCCGCCTTCTCTCTGAGATCTGTGAATGGTGCCCTGATCGCTGTAGGCTGCCTAGCCGTGCTTGTCACCATGGTCACCATCCTGCTGCTGCACAA